A genomic segment from Burkholderia plantarii encodes:
- a CDS encoding RebB family R body protein: MAFPTAVNDQITDSITQANTKVLGDAPAIAMGNLFQATAQALANAAHNATNAQQQSYVTAQTATTMGVATLYSIDTASTGVATTKILNA, translated from the coding sequence ATGGCATTTCCGACCGCCGTCAACGACCAGATCACCGATTCGATCACGCAGGCCAACACCAAGGTGCTCGGCGACGCGCCGGCCATCGCGATGGGCAACCTGTTCCAGGCCACGGCGCAGGCGCTCGCCAACGCCGCGCACAACGCCACCAACGCGCAGCAGCAGAGCTACGTGACGGCGCAGACGGCCACCACGATGGGCGTCGCGACGCTGTACTCGATCGATACGGCCAGCACCGGCGTGGCGACGACGAAGATCCTCAACGCGTAA
- a CDS encoding RebB family R body protein codes for MAFPTTVNDQITDSVTQSNVQVLGVAASIAMGNLYQATAQALANAAHNATMAQQQMYVTAQAATTMGVSLLYSLDTSATGMATAKVLAAA; via the coding sequence ATGGCCTTCCCGACCACCGTCAACGATCAGATCACCGATTCGGTCACCCAGTCCAACGTGCAGGTGCTGGGCGTCGCCGCCAGCATCGCGATGGGCAATCTCTACCAGGCCACGGCGCAGGCGCTGGCCAACGCCGCGCACAACGCGACCATGGCGCAGCAGCAGATGTACGTGACCGCGCAGGCCGCGACGACCATGGGCGTCTCGCTGCTGTATTCGCTGGACACGAGCGCGACCGGCATGGCGACGGCGAAGGTTCTCGCCGCCGCCTGA
- a CDS encoding RebB family R body protein has product MAFPTSVNDQITDSVTQANTKVLGDAPAMAMGNLYQATAQALANAAHNATNAQQQSYVTSQSSTTMGVATLYAIDTATDGVATSQILKTGVKGLGG; this is encoded by the coding sequence ATGGCATTTCCCACCTCCGTGAACGATCAAATCACCGATTCGGTCACGCAAGCCAACACGAAAGTGCTGGGCGACGCGCCGGCCATGGCGATGGGCAACCTCTACCAAGCCACGGCGCAGGCGCTCGCCAACGCCGCGCACAACGCCACCAACGCGCAGCAGCAGAGCTACGTGACCTCGCAGTCGTCCACGACGATGGGCGTGGCCACGCTCTACGCGATCGACACGGCGACCGACGGCGTCGCCACGAGCCAGATCCTGAAGACCGGCGTGAAGGGCCTCGGCGGCTGA
- a CDS encoding RebB family R body protein — protein MAFPTAVNDQITDSVTQANTKVLGDAPAIAMGNLFQATAQALANAAHNATNAQQQSYVTSQAATTMGVSTLYSLDTAADGIATSKILNS, from the coding sequence ATGGCATTCCCGACCGCCGTCAACGACCAGATCACCGATTCGGTCACGCAGGCCAACACCAAAGTGCTGGGCGATGCGCCCGCGATCGCGATGGGCAACCTGTTCCAGGCCACGGCGCAGGCGCTGGCCAACGCCGCGCACAACGCCACCAATGCGCAGCAGCAGAGCTACGTGACGTCCCAGGCCGCCACCACGATGGGCGTGTCCACGCTCTATTCGCTCGACACGGCGGCCGACGGCATCGCGACCTCGAAGATCCTCAACAGCTGA
- a CDS encoding RebB family R body protein, whose product MAFPTAVNSQITDSVSQANTEVVGTAPAVAMGNLFVATGQALSNAAHNATNNQNQSYVTMQTSTTQGISTLLGMETATTGVVSQKILGLV is encoded by the coding sequence ATGGCTTTTCCTACCGCAGTCAACAGCCAGATCACCGATTCGGTTTCCCAGGCCAATACCGAGGTCGTGGGCACCGCGCCGGCGGTCGCCATGGGCAACCTGTTCGTCGCCACCGGCCAGGCGCTGTCGAACGCCGCGCACAACGCGACCAACAACCAGAACCAGTCCTACGTGACGATGCAGACCAGCACCACGCAGGGGATCTCGACGCTGCTGGGCATGGAGACCGCCACCACGGGGGTCGTCTCGCAGAAGATCCTCGGCCTGGTCTGA
- a CDS encoding glycoside hydrolase domain-containing protein, with the protein MNFHAGFDTDQFPGLAQLQWLKSNTNLAWCGYYLAPAPSHDDRSWMGNRAALLAQGWGLLPIFLGQQTIGPGSHDVHGGQGSTDGLAAVQLMHDEGFPARSYVFIDWEDGSALGADSKDYLTAWVTAVNAAGYQPGIYCSHDLAGAMAAILAGVQPPCDGRIWAWKVGQANTHDYACAPDGFPCADPTLCGYDAAVAWQCEQNCVLSLPGAPSETMSADLSTSSLADPSAAA; encoded by the coding sequence ATGAACTTCCATGCGGGATTCGACACCGACCAGTTCCCGGGGCTCGCGCAGCTGCAGTGGCTCAAGTCCAACACCAACCTCGCCTGGTGCGGCTACTACCTCGCGCCGGCGCCCAGCCACGACGACCGGAGCTGGATGGGCAACCGCGCCGCGCTGCTCGCGCAGGGCTGGGGCCTGCTGCCGATCTTCCTCGGCCAGCAGACCATCGGCCCGGGTTCGCACGACGTACACGGCGGACAGGGCAGCACGGACGGCCTGGCCGCCGTGCAGCTGATGCACGACGAGGGCTTTCCCGCGCGCAGCTACGTGTTCATCGACTGGGAGGACGGCAGCGCGCTCGGCGCCGACTCGAAGGACTACCTCACCGCATGGGTCACGGCCGTCAACGCCGCCGGCTATCAGCCGGGCATCTACTGCTCGCACGACCTGGCCGGCGCGATGGCGGCGATTCTCGCCGGCGTGCAGCCGCCCTGCGACGGCCGCATCTGGGCCTGGAAGGTGGGGCAAGCCAATACGCATGACTACGCCTGCGCCCCCGACGGGTTTCCGTGCGCGGACCCGACGCTGTGCGGCTACGACGCCGCGGTCGCCTGGCAGTGCGAGCAGAACTGCGTGCTGTCGCTGCCGGGGGCGCCGAGCGAAACGATGTCGGCGGACCTGAGCACGTCGAGCCTGGCGGACCCGTCGGCGGCGGCGTAG
- a CDS encoding RebB family R body protein, with translation MSNVPDTVNSQIIDANASIVTLATGQAPAQAFGMLDAVLLETLGIAMYNAVNRQQGSGMMSAAAVTTACAKMLSVPFDLKPAPPPAAEPPPGIEPLPGPPAPADPAAVVAAANAQAQAALATLQTQAQLAQITATQAQQDMQNLSTKLQGGVSSASTSTSQSTSSGTSASTGASSSVSLSTSLSTSTSTGTSSASSTSTSTGK, from the coding sequence ATGAGCAACGTGCCTGATACGGTCAACAGTCAGATCATCGATGCCAACGCCAGCATCGTTACGCTCGCCACCGGGCAGGCGCCGGCACAGGCGTTCGGCATGCTGGACGCGGTGCTGCTGGAAACGCTCGGCATCGCGATGTACAACGCGGTCAACCGGCAGCAGGGCTCCGGCATGATGAGCGCGGCCGCCGTCACGACGGCCTGCGCGAAGATGCTGAGCGTGCCGTTCGACCTCAAGCCGGCGCCGCCGCCGGCCGCCGAGCCGCCGCCGGGCATCGAGCCGCTGCCCGGGCCGCCCGCGCCGGCCGATCCCGCCGCCGTGGTGGCCGCGGCCAACGCGCAGGCGCAGGCCGCGCTGGCCACGCTGCAGACCCAGGCGCAGCTGGCGCAGATCACCGCCACCCAGGCGCAGCAGGACATGCAGAACCTGTCGACCAAGCTCCAGGGCGGCGTGTCGTCCGCCTCCACCTCGACGAGCCAGTCGACCTCGTCGGGCACCTCGGCGTCGACGGGGGCCTCGAGTTCCGTGAGCCTGTCGACGTCGCTGAGCACCTCCACCTCGACGGGCACCTCGAGTGCGTCGAGCACGTCGACTTCGACCGGGAAATAG
- a CDS encoding RebB family R body protein: protein MSIAEPDGLPVALAPSAAMGMTYLAMADSIALAMANAVASQQRGQVLGEAALAQVLAKILASASGGQSS from the coding sequence ATGAGCATCGCCGAACCGGACGGGCTGCCGGTCGCGCTGGCGCCTTCCGCCGCCATGGGGATGACCTACCTCGCCATGGCCGACAGCATCGCGCTGGCGATGGCCAACGCCGTCGCCAGCCAGCAGCGCGGGCAGGTGCTGGGCGAAGCGGCGCTGGCGCAGGTGCTCGCCAAGATACTGGCGTCGGCCTCGGGCGGGCAGTCGTCGTGA
- a CDS encoding RebB family R body protein codes for MAFPTAVNSQITDSVTQANTKVLGDAPAIAMGNLFQATAQALANAAHNATNAQQQSYVTSQAATTMGVATLYAIDTATDGIATSKILKS; via the coding sequence ATGGCCTTTCCCACCGCAGTCAACAGTCAGATCACCGATTCGGTCACGCAAGCCAACACCAAGGTGCTGGGCGACGCTCCCGCGATCGCCATGGGCAACCTGTTCCAGGCCACGGCCCAGGCGCTCGCGAACGCCGCGCACAACGCCACCAACGCGCAGCAGCAGAGCTACGTGACGTCCCAGGCCGCCACCACGATGGGCGTCGCGACGCTCTACGCGATCGACACGGCCACCGACGGCATCGCCACCTCGAAGATCCTCAAGAGCTGA